The genomic region TTCAAAACTGGATAGTTGATAGGGCGGTACTGCCACTTGAGAATACTCTGGGTGGTAGTATACATCGGAACTATGACCTTTTACTTCGGCATGAACTGCACATAGTTGGAGAGGTTCGCCTTGCAGTTCGGCATTGCTTGTTAGCCAATCGTGGAGTGAAGATCGGGAACCTAAGAAATGTCATTAGTCATCCCCAGGTAAAACCTATTGGATAGTGTGGCCTCGATATTTTTCACTTGTTTCTGTAATAACCTTACAGGCACATTAATTTAAATTCTCAGGCTCTTGCGCAATGTGAGCATACGCTGACAGAGTTAGGAATTGAACATAGACAGGCCGTTGATGACACTGCTGGTGCAGCAAAGGTATAATGATGCTTCCTCTTTTACGCGGAATTTATCTTCTGATGGCTATATATTTGGTTCACTCTTTCAAGTGACTCATGGTGTAAAGTCATTGTCATTAACCATAACGCTATATGCTTGTTTCATAGTTAGTCGCAGAACAAATGCTCCAAGACACTGGTGCTGTTGCCAGTTCATTAGCTGCTGAACTTTATGGACTCGATATTCTTGCTGAAAATATTCAGGTATCATGATTTTAGGCTAAATTGGGACATTGTATTTTGTTCTTTATCCTCACCATAAGTCCATTATGTACCTTAGGACGAAAAAGTCAATGTCACCCGTTTTATGATGCTTGCTCGGGAACCTATTATACCCCGGGTTGATAAGCCATTCAAGGTATAGATTGCAATGGGAAGTCTCTTTCATCTTCCTTCCAGTAGTTCACTCCTTATGGAGGGGAAAAACAAAGTCGGTTGATTGGTTGCATGATCATTTGATTTTCAGACTAGTATTGTGTTTTCACTTGAAGAAGGACCTGGACAGCTCTTCAAGGCACTTGCAGTTTTTGCACTGAGGGAAATCAACCTCACCAAGGTGTATTAAATAACATTGCCTTGTTTCATCACTTGCATGTGCTTTGTATAACTCTCTAACAGTATGTTGATGTGAAGATAGAAAGCCGTCCACACAAGAAAAGGCCTTTTCGTGTAGCTGATGATGCTTTCTCCACGCGAGTCAAGTTAGATAATAACCCTACAATCCTCGTGTTTATTCAATTTTGTTTCATTAAGTGTTACCCAAATATGAAAAGCACTAATTCTAACCATTTGATCCTTGGCTGAATAGGTACTTCGACTACCTGTTTTATGTCGATCTTGAGGCGTCTATGGCTGATCCAAAAACTCAGAATGCTCTCAGAAATTTGGAGGTGATATTTCTTGGTAGTTTTTATCTGGCGTCAAGCGAACAGTGACTCATGTTACTTTTATTTGCAGGAGTTTGCAACCTTTTTAAGAGTCCTGGGGAGCTATCCTACAGACGTGAGCGAAGCTTGAATAGCAAGTGCTTGCTGCAGATCACATGTTAGTGATTAATCAATTGTGTGCCTTTTTCTTAATCGGATAAACATCCGCCTTTTGATAGCTGTTGTTTGGTGTAATGAAATAAACATAGTTCTCCATTATAGAGTCAGAAACATGTAGCTCTCAGAGCATATTTCCTAGTACTTGGATTGGGACTTGAGCAGTCTTATTACTCATAAAATGTACGTGGGTAGTCCACAGCAGAATAGTGGATATACTCCCGGGGATTGTTCAGGTTGAGTACAATGTAGAATCAGAATACTGAACTATGCGTTGTGGGGGTCAACAAAGTGGATATAAAGTGATTGGGGGGAATACTTTCGTAAGGTTTTAAAGCCTTTATATGTTTTGGTTGTGTCGAAACTTCAAAATTACCGGGCCTTGTAGAATAGGAACTAGAGGAACAGGCGTGCTTTGCCGTGCCTGCTTATATAGTTTTATTTCGAATATTGCTTTTGGCTCTAGGGAATATATACACCTGCGTGCGAAAAAATATATTTTGGCTAGGTTATATATTTTGGAAAAGATAGATGTGTTCATTGTCTCGCCCAAATAGTACCTACAAAGTTTTAGAAGGAAAGCTTAAAGCATTTTAAGCTGTGAAAAAAAACAAGTCGAACGACAAATGTTACCTCCAAATTAATGTTACACTTAGTTTTGTTTTTCTTCACCAACGAAGCACTGCTATCCTATTCTACATGAAAATTGGCAAGCACACTTGTGTTACACTAACATAAACATCTACAAAAAAATTAGAACTTTTAGAATTTATTTACTATTTGTTTGGGATCCGAGTTTAGAATTCAGAATTTTATACTAACATGCTCCCttgtgaatagtaaattcaaaaaaaaaattctttcAGAGCGACCTGAAATTGTGCATATATATTCATGTGGGCTCATAAGTAAAGTCTGACAGATGAGCAAGTGAATAATTAGTGAAAGCAAGTTGGTAGTACATAGTCGCTTAGAAATTATGCATGATCAGTGCTATCTTTTGTCAAATCATGTCAGTGTTTTGTTAGGCATGCAGATTACTGAACACTGAAGATATATTGTTTGACCTGAGTATGGTATTTTGATCAGTGTGTTCCTCTAACATTGAGAAGGGGAACACATATACGCGAATATGGGTAAATAATCCGGCTGAAGATTCCTTTCGCCAATGTTAGCTGAGTGAAACAGATCCTCAATGGGTGGTGTACTGATCTGTACCTTTGCTTGGCATAATAGAGGTTAAAGTGTTTGATTGTGTACACTGATCCTTTTCTTTAGCTGATGTCTGAATTGATCAATTCTGACTTGCGGCACTAGCCCATCCATTCTACCTCCCTGAGAAAACAAATAGAGAATACTTGTTCAGGTTCTTAAGTTGTAATGCACCAGTCCATCCATTCTACCTCAGTGTTGCACTGCTTACCTTGCGATCGACCATAACAAAGCTAACTTGTAGAGAATGGAAGAATCTGAACTTCCGAACTCCCAGATGTTTTGCGCTTCTCATACTAAGCTTCCAAcgataagagcatctacaatcggacttgacaaatccggcccctcaaacgtcCGCGGGCGTATCCGGACGAGCCCTCATATTTTCTTTCGTGCATCCACATATCTTAAATCCGTACTCTTaaatccatgcacgtcgatcatgcAACACAATGTTGCATGTAAATAGCAATTGTTGGTATCAATCATAGATAGcgtttacataaaatttatttgaaGTGCCAAACCCAAGCATTGTCTCCTTGGTTGCCATTGTGGATCCACatgtgctccacaagatcattgagtagaTGTGTGTGCATCTGCTGATCTCGAAGATTTTGATGCATCTGCAGAAAGTTCATAAGCTGAGCCGCATTTTGATCTTCCAAGATTTCAACTTGTTCTTCGGGTGCTTTGAAATCATGGCTTTGGGCAACCGTGCACTTCTACTTGGCCGAGAAAGAGAGTTGGACGCAGCAATCCCTTCTGAGCTTGAAGTAGTCGCCATGTGCCTCCACTCCCTCGACAATGCTCAAAAACAATGGTTTTCGCATGCAAAAATGGCGACGAAACCATAGATCTTCCGAGAAAGCAGGTGTGGGAGCAAAGTAGTCATTGTGCAGTAGCTTTGCTCCGGACACCCTGTTCCGGttgatcactcttctccctttgattgagcccttaaagttgagaatatgctccagttgccggtccatttcctcttgcatgctcatgagcatgatcatgtccacttcttcATCCGAATTCGACGAATCGAATAACTCATCTTGAATCATTTTGTCAAGCTTCATCAGTCCATACTCCTCGTCTGACGAAGCATCGGAATCCATCGTTTACCTAAAAAAATCACAATAATTTCGGCCGGTCAATGTGTCGAACACATCAAGCGCAAGGCGGAGCCGAAGAGTTGCCGGACGTACCACGACAGCGTCCGGGCCGGCGACGACGCCCCCCGCGGAGACGACGGGAGCGCTCTTCCGGAGCTCGTGACGGAGAGCCTAGGAACGCCTACAGAGCGGCCGTGGCGGTGGAGCGCGAGACGGATGAcactgaggaggaagaagagaggataTAGCAAATGGATCCGGCTGGTCTTcggggtggatttggtgcaatttggggTAGGGTCGGGCTGTCGGGTCCAACGTGGCAGGtgtgcccgggcgcccccatatccgccccatatttgggctggatatggggggtgccggtcagcccaggCGTTTGACGACTGTTTGAGGGGCCTGTTTGGGTCAAAAAATCGTGACCGGGCGGCCCGCCCGGGCGTATTGTAAAAGCTAGAGTTTGGGAAACTGCACGACACCCAATACGGCTTGAGAGACTCCCAACTCTCTCAATAGAGATTGTACCCAAATAAGCTCATCCGTGGCATTGGCAAC from Triticum aestivum cultivar Chinese Spring chromosome 4A, IWGSC CS RefSeq v2.1, whole genome shotgun sequence harbors:
- the LOC123085537 gene encoding arogenate dehydratase 2, with the translated sequence MASMTTPRLPFLPARTRSAVAASSSSSPSSPLPRLSIKCSSSANANSAPLPSTSRQPRAPVADGVGSADLNGLRAPPIPVADSPLPAYRDPHGLPRPLTSADLMESSGEGLKVAYQGFPGAYSEAAAKKAYPNCQTVPCEHFDTAFQAVQNWIVDRAVLPLENTLGGSIHRNYDLLLRHELHIVGEVRLAVRHCLLANRGVKIGNLRNVISHPQALAQCEHTLTELGIEHRQAVDDTAGAAKLVAEQMLQDTGAVASSLAAELYGLDILAENIQDEKVNVTRFMMLAREPIIPRVDKPFKTSIVFSLEEGPGQLFKALAVFALREINLTKIESRPHKKRPFRVADDAFSTRVKYFDYLFYVDLEASMADPKTQNALRNLEEFATFLRVLGSYPTDVSEA